A region of Arabidopsis thaliana chromosome 5, partial sequence DNA encodes the following proteins:
- the HB51 gene encoding homeobox 51 (homeobox 51 (HB51); FUNCTIONS IN: sequence-specific DNA binding, DNA binding, sequence-specific DNA binding transcription factor activity; INVOLVED IN: in 6 processes; LOCATED IN: nucleus; EXPRESSED IN: 14 plant structures; EXPRESSED DURING: 6 growth stages; CONTAINS InterPro DOMAIN/s: Homeobox, conserved site (InterPro:IPR017970), Homeobox (InterPro:IPR001356), Homeodomain-like (InterPro:IPR009057), Helix-turn-helix motif, lambda-like repressor (InterPro:IPR000047), Homeodomain-related (InterPro:IPR012287); BEST Arabidopsis thaliana protein match is: homeobox protein 22 (TAIR:AT2G36610.1); Has 11020 Blast hits to 10992 proteins in 578 species: Archae - 2; Bacteria - 0; Metazoa - 8622; Fungi - 156; Plants - 2028; Viruses - 0; Other Eukaryotes - 212 (source: NCBI BLink).), producing MEWSTTSNVENVRVAFMPPPWPESSSFNSLHSFNFDPYAGNSYTPGDTQTGPVISVPESEKIMNAYRFPNNNNEMIKKKRLTSGQLASLERSFQEEIKLDSDRKVKLSRELGLQPRQIAVWFQNRRARWKAKQLEQLYDSLRQEYDVVSREKQMLHDEVKKLRALLRDQGLIKKQISAGTIKVSGEEDTVEISSVVVAHPRTENMNANQITGGNQVYGQYNNPMLVASSGWPSYP from the exons atGGAGTGGTCAACAACGAGCAACGTAGAAAACGTGAGAGTAGCTTTCATGCCACCGCCATGGCCGGAGTCTAGTTCCTTTAACTCGCTCCACAGCTTCAACTTTGATCCTTACGCAG GAAATTCATATACGCCTGGCGATACACAAACCGGACCGGTTATCTCTGTACCGGAATCAGAAAAGATCATGAATGCGTACCGATTTCCGAACAACAACAATGagatgataaaaaagaagagactaACGAGTGGACAATTAGCTTCACTTGAGCGAAGTTTTCAAGAAGAGATCAAATTAGATTCAGACAGGAAGGTGAAGCTGTCGAGAGAGCTCGGTCTGCAGCCACGTCAGATAGCAGTTTGGTTCCAAAACCGCCGTGCACGGTGGAAGGCGAAGCAGCTTGAGCAGTTGTACGACTCGCTTAGACAAGAGTACGACGTCGTTTCTAGGGAGAAACAAATGTTACACGATGAG GTGAAGAAGCTGAGAGCTTTACTAAGAGACCAGGGTTTGATCAAGAAGCAAATCTCTGCCGGGACCATCAAAGTTTCCGGTGAGGAAGACACGGTGGAGATTTCATCGGTGGTGGTAGCTCATCCAAGAACGGAGAATATGAACGCAAATCAAATCACCGGAGGGAATCAAGTTTACGGTCAATACAACAATCCGATGCTGGTTGCTTCCTCTGGCTGGCCGTCATACCCCTGA
- the HB51 gene encoding homeobox 51: MEWSTTSNVENVRVAFMPPPWPESSSFNSLHSFNFDPYAGNSYTPGDTQTGPVISVPESEKIMNAYRFPNNNNEMIKKKRLTSGQLASLERSFQEEIKLDSDRKVKLSRELGLQPRQIAVWFQNRRARWKAKQLEQLYDSLRQEYDVVSREKQMLHDEVCVLYCTKLKSWDLITYYRFLNLSLKVLILSDCPP; the protein is encoded by the exons atGGAGTGGTCAACAACGAGCAACGTAGAAAACGTGAGAGTAGCTTTCATGCCACCGCCATGGCCGGAGTCTAGTTCCTTTAACTCGCTCCACAGCTTCAACTTTGATCCTTACGCAG GAAATTCATATACGCCTGGCGATACACAAACCGGACCGGTTATCTCTGTACCGGAATCAGAAAAGATCATGAATGCGTACCGATTTCCGAACAACAACAATGagatgataaaaaagaagagactaACGAGTGGACAATTAGCTTCACTTGAGCGAAGTTTTCAAGAAGAGATCAAATTAGATTCAGACAGGAAGGTGAAGCTGTCGAGAGAGCTCGGTCTGCAGCCACGTCAGATAGCAGTTTGGTTCCAAAACCGCCGTGCACGGTGGAAGGCGAAGCAGCTTGAGCAGTTGTACGACTCGCTTAGACAAGAGTACGACGTCGTTTCTAGGGAGAAACAAATGTTACACGATGAGGTTTGTGTATTATATtgcacaaaattaaaatcatggGATCTAATTACATATTAtcgttttcttaatttatccCTTAAAGTCTTGATTCTATCAGATTGCCCCCCTTAA
- a CDS encoding Exostosin family protein (Exostosin family protein; LOCATED IN: membrane; EXPRESSED IN: embryo, sepal, flower; EXPRESSED DURING: C globular stage, petal differentiation and expansion stage; CONTAINS InterPro DOMAIN/s: Exostosin-like (InterPro:IPR004263); BEST Arabidopsis thaliana protein match is: Exostosin family protein (TAIR:AT3G07620.1); Has 1413 Blast hits to 1401 proteins in 109 species: Archae - 0; Bacteria - 9; Metazoa - 310; Fungi - 4; Plants - 989; Viruses - 0; Other Eukaryotes - 101 (source: NCBI BLink).), whose translation MGDEDVDGKCKNMSACSSTTSYSTKLFLFMVPLVVISGFVFVNIGPKDSTSLLTSLSTTTSHLPPPFLSTAPAPAPSPLLPEILPSLPASSLSTKVESIQGDYNRTIQLNMINVTATSNNVSSTASLEPKKRRVLSNLEKIEFKLQKARASIKAASMDDPVDDPDYVPLGPMYWNAKVFHRSYLEMEKQFKIYVYKEGEPPLFHDGPCKSIYSMEGSFIYEIETDTRFRTNNPDKAHVFYLPFSVVKMVRYVYERNSRDFSPIRNTVKDYINLVGDKYPYWNRSIGADHFILSCHDWGPEASFSHPHLGHNSIRALCNANTSERFKPRKDVSIPEINLRTGSLTGLVGGPSPSSRPILAFFAGGVHGPVRPVLLQHWENKDNDIRVHKYLPRGTSYSDMMRNSKFCICPSGYEVASPRIVEALYSGCVPVLINSGYVPPFSDVLNWRSFSVIVSVEDIPNLKTILTSISPRQYLRMYRRVLKVRRHFEVNSPAKRFDVFHMILHSIWVRRLNVKIREV comes from the exons atgggagatgaagatgttgatggGAAGTGTAAAAACATGTCTGCATGTTCCTCAACGACGTCGTATTCAACTAAACTCTTTCTATTCATGGTTCCTCTTGTTGTCATTTCTGGTTTCGTCTTTGTAAATATTGGTCCTAAAGATTCAACTTCTTTATTAACCTCTCTGTCCACTACTacttctcatcttcctcctccgttTCTGTCTACGGCTCCGGCACCGGCGCCATCTCCTCTGCTACCGGAGATACTTCCCTCGTTGCCAGCATCATCTTTATCGACTAAAGTGGAATCTATTCAG GGTGATTATAATCGCACAATTCAACTGAATATGATCAACGTTACTGCAACGAGTAATAACGTCTCTTCTACGGCATCATTGgaaccaaagaaaagaagagttcTTAGCAATTTAGAGAAGATAGAATTCAAGCTACAAAAAGCTCGAGCCTCCATTAAAGCCGCTTCGATGGATGATCCCGTGGACGACCCGGACTATGTTCCTCTTGGTCCTATGTATTGGAACGCTAAGGTCTTTCATCG GAGTTACTTGGAGATGGAGAAACAATTCAAGATATATGTATACAAAGAAGGCGAGCCACCGTTGTTCCATGACGGTCCATGCAAAAGCATCTACTCTATGGAAGGAAGTTTCATCTATGAGATAGAAACCGATACACGTTTTCGGACCAATAATCCCGACAAGGCTCATGTTTTTTATCTACCATTTAGTGTCGTCAAGATGGTAAGATACGTGTATGAACGAAATTCCCGCGATTTCAGCCCCATCCGAAATACAGTCAAGGATTACATCAATCTTGTGGGTGATAAATACCCATATTGGAACCGCAGCATCGGAGCCGATCATTTCATACTTTCTTGTCACGATTGG GGTCCTGAGGCAAGCTTCTCTCATCCACATCTAGGACATAATTCGATTAGAGCTTTGTGCAATGCCAACACGTCAGAGAGAttcaaaccaagaaaagaTGTGTCGATACCGGAGATCAATCTAAGGACGGGATCCTTAACTGGATTGGTCGGTGGACCGTCACCTTCCAGCCGTCCCATCCTCGCCTTCTTTGCAGGGGGTGTACACGGACCGGTAAGGCCAGTCTTGCTCCAGCATTGGGAGAACAAAGATAATGACATTAGAGTCCACAAGTATCTCCCTAGAGGAACGTCTTATTCTGACATGATGCGGAACAGCAAGTTCTGCATTTGTCCTAGCGGTTATGAGGTTGCGAGCCCGAGGATCGTGGAGGCACTCTACTCGGGTTGCGTCCCGGTTTTGATAAACTCAGGATATGTTCCTCCGTTCAGCGATGTACTGAACTGGAGATCGTTCTCGGTGATCGTTTCAGTGGAAGACATACCGAATTTGAAAACGATATTGACATCTATATCGCCGAGACAGTACTTAAGGATGTACAGAAGAGTGTTGAAGGTAAGGAGACATTTTGAGGTGAATTCTCCGGCTAAGAGGTTTGATGTGTTTCATATGATTCTTCATTCGATTTGGGTGAGGAGATTGAATGTGAAGATTCGTGAAGTCTAA